A genomic segment from Methanolobus zinderi encodes:
- the thrC gene encoding threonine synthase, whose amino-acid sequence MKLYSTNLQAEEVSFETALIAGLAPDRGLYMPGTLPVFTEEELTSLKDKPYPEIAYQVLRKVLEGEIDEESLKEITYDAYDYEVPLEKVDDITYIMRLDRGPTASFKDFAARMMARLMQYYLKKENRELTILTATSGDTGSAVAHAFYGLDNIRVIVLFPTGEVSDRQRKQMTTLNKNISALSIDGKFDDCQAMVKQAFADGDLKHLNLSSANSINIGRLVPQSIYYFYAYLKLRDYPEELIVSIPSGNFGNMMGCVLAKRMGVPVKRILASVNENDEVPSFLGTGKYAKIVPSKNCLSNAMNVGHPSNLARLIAIYGGEMDEQGRINKMPDMERLRQDIFSISVTDAETRAVMKEFYDEYGIMIEPHGAVGIKGLRDYREKTGDNTPAVTLETAHPAKFPEEVKAVIGVEPQLPESLKRTEAGEEFMDSLSTDYSLFKEYLIRKLE is encoded by the coding sequence ATGAAACTCTACAGCACCAATCTCCAGGCGGAAGAAGTAAGTTTTGAAACCGCACTCATTGCAGGACTTGCCCCGGACAGGGGTCTTTACATGCCAGGGACACTGCCAGTATTTACAGAGGAAGAGCTTACTTCACTGAAGGATAAACCATATCCTGAAATTGCTTATCAGGTATTGAGAAAGGTCCTCGAGGGTGAGATCGATGAAGAGTCACTGAAGGAGATCACCTATGATGCCTATGACTATGAAGTCCCGCTGGAAAAAGTGGATGATATCACTTACATCATGAGACTTGACAGGGGTCCCACTGCCTCATTCAAGGACTTTGCAGCCCGTATGATGGCAAGGCTCATGCAGTACTACCTCAAGAAAGAAAACAGAGAGCTGACCATTCTCACAGCGACCTCGGGAGATACCGGAAGCGCGGTGGCTCATGCATTCTATGGACTTGACAATATCCGGGTCATTGTGTTGTTCCCGACCGGCGAGGTATCCGACCGCCAGCGCAAGCAGATGACCACTCTGAATAAGAACATCAGCGCATTGTCGATTGACGGGAAGTTCGATGACTGTCAGGCAATGGTTAAACAGGCATTTGCCGACGGGGATCTCAAACACCTGAACCTCTCATCTGCAAACTCTATCAATATCGGGCGCCTTGTACCCCAGTCGATCTATTATTTCTATGCCTACCTCAAACTGAGGGATTACCCTGAAGAACTGATAGTTTCCATACCTTCAGGCAATTTCGGTAATATGATGGGTTGTGTACTGGCAAAAAGAATGGGTGTACCTGTTAAGAGGATACTGGCATCTGTGAACGAGAATGACGAGGTTCCCTCTTTCCTTGGTACAGGCAAGTATGCAAAAATCGTTCCCTCGAAGAACTGTCTTTCCAATGCCATGAACGTAGGCCACCCAAGTAATCTTGCAAGACTTATAGCGATCTACGGTGGTGAAATGGATGAGCAGGGCAGGATCAATAAGATGCCGGATATGGAAAGACTCAGGCAGGACATATTCTCGATATCGGTCACAGACGCGGAAACCCGGGCAGTTATGAAGGAGTTCTATGATGAATACGGCATAATGATAGAACCACATGGTGCTGTGGGAATCAAGGGCTTAAGGGATTACAGGGAAAAGACAGGTGATAACACTCCTGCAGTAACTCTGGAGACCGCTCATCCTGCAAAATTCCCTGAAGAAGTAAAGGCGGTCATAGGAGTCGAGCCCCAACTTCCCGAGAGCCTGAAGAGAACCGAGGCAGGGGAAGAATTTATGGATTCTCTTAGCACTGATTATTCTCTGTTCAAGGAATATCTTATAAGAAAACTGGAATAA
- a CDS encoding MBL fold metallo-hydrolase has protein sequence MIFERIKSEGLAHLSYFIGSGNEAVVIDPRRDCEVYTDIARREGMRIKHILETHRNEDYVIGSKELQNLTGADIYHGPGLDFKYGNTLEDGQEIVFGSLKITALHTPGHTDESMSYALIDLDAGDEVIMVFTGDALFIGDVGRTDLYGPEEASRLAGNLYDSIFKKILSLGDEVILHPAHGAGSVCGGAISEREHSTLGLERHQNPALQKTDKNDFIRYKTQEKMEFPPYFKMMEKYNLEGPPLLHDLPVPELLSPGEFSEIMKDSAVVLDTRMPHSFGGAHIKDSFSIWLEGIPSFAGWVLPYDKKILLVTEEQEQLETAVRYLVRLGYDNIAGFLNGGIGAWYIDAQPVDGFNLISVHDLKDRLEKGETMFILDVRSDEEWEEGHIQDATHIYVGHLEENLDKIPGDCRIIVYCGTGRRSNIAASILKKHGFNRIYNVLGSMTAWKSAGYEVVE, from the coding sequence ATGATATTCGAGCGTATTAAATCCGAAGGACTGGCCCATCTTTCTTATTTTATCGGTTCGGGGAACGAAGCCGTGGTTATTGACCCGCGCAGGGACTGTGAGGTATATACGGATATAGCCAGAAGAGAAGGCATGAGAATAAAACATATCCTTGAGACACACCGTAATGAAGATTATGTGATCGGCTCGAAGGAGCTTCAAAATCTCACGGGTGCTGACATCTATCACGGTCCTGGTCTTGATTTTAAATATGGTAATACTTTGGAGGATGGCCAGGAAATAGTCTTTGGTTCGCTGAAGATAACAGCCCTGCACACGCCGGGACATACGGACGAGAGTATGTCCTATGCCCTGATAGACCTTGACGCAGGTGATGAGGTCATAATGGTATTTACAGGAGATGCTCTCTTTATTGGTGATGTGGGAAGGACAGATCTTTATGGTCCGGAAGAAGCTTCACGACTTGCCGGGAATCTGTATGACAGCATTTTCAAAAAAATACTATCCCTTGGAGATGAGGTTATACTTCATCCGGCACATGGCGCAGGTTCTGTATGCGGTGGAGCCATAAGTGAGCGTGAACACAGTACACTCGGACTTGAGCGTCATCAGAATCCGGCTTTGCAGAAGACAGATAAAAATGATTTCATCAGGTATAAGACTCAGGAAAAAATGGAATTCCCGCCTTATTTCAAAATGATGGAAAAATATAATCTTGAGGGTCCTCCGCTCTTACATGACCTTCCGGTGCCGGAACTTCTCTCTCCGGGGGAGTTCAGCGAAATAATGAAAGACTCGGCAGTGGTGCTGGATACACGTATGCCCCACTCTTTCGGTGGTGCACACATCAAAGACAGTTTCAGTATATGGCTGGAAGGTATTCCATCCTTTGCTGGCTGGGTGCTTCCCTATGACAAAAAGATACTCCTTGTTACCGAAGAACAGGAACAACTGGAAACTGCGGTAAGGTATCTTGTGCGACTGGGTTATGACAACATAGCCGGCTTTTTAAACGGAGGCATCGGAGCCTGGTATATTGATGCACAGCCTGTTGATGGTTTCAATCTGATATCCGTCCATGACCTGAAGGATAGGCTGGAAAAAGGAGAGACGATGTTCATCCTGGACGTAAGGAGTGATGAAGAGTGGGAAGAGGGTCATATACAGGACGCCACTCACATATATGTGGGGCACCTTGAAGAGAACCTGGATAAGATTCCCGGGGACTGCAGGATAATCGTCTATTGTGGAACAGGAAGGCGTTCCAACATAGCCGCATCAATCCTTAAGAAACATGGATTTAACAGGATATACAATGTTCTTGGCAGCATGACGGCATGGAAAAGTGCAGGTTATGAGGTAGTGGAATAA
- a CDS encoding DUF2178 domain-containing protein, with the protein MVIHIRTQEIISILFGIVLVISGVYVLVYEPDWVTSVAGAMGGLIGAGVALILITLWQYRSRVSGELREDERDYRIAEKASFRTFQVTFILQGFMFAVLGIFTIQLPAQPAIGLLFAITGVSYVAFFYWYRNKM; encoded by the coding sequence ATGGTGATACATATTAGAACTCAAGAGATTATATCAATTCTATTCGGAATAGTTTTAGTTATAAGCGGAGTTTACGTACTCGTCTATGAACCGGATTGGGTTACGAGTGTAGCCGGGGCCATGGGTGGGCTCATTGGTGCCGGTGTCGCTCTTATTCTGATAACATTATGGCAATACAGGAGCAGAGTAAGTGGTGAATTGCGGGAAGATGAAAGAGATTACAGGATTGCCGAAAAGGCAAGTTTCAGAACTTTTCAGGTAACATTTATACTTCAGGGTTTTATGTTTGCTGTACTCGGCATTTTCACTATTCAACTGCCGGCACAACCTGCGATCGGGTTACTTTTTGCCATTACGGGTGTCTCCTATGTAGCATTTTTCTACTGGTACAGAAATAAGATGTGA
- a CDS encoding ribulose-bisphosphate carboxylase, with translation MSSTHDDLVKSLNSKQEAYVNLELPEPTNGQYLLGVFHLVPGGKFNILQAAAEVAAESSTGTNFKVNTETPFSKTMNALVYQLDLERELVWIAYPWRLFDRGGNVQNILTYIVGNILGMKEVAALKLLDVWFPPSMLEQYDGPSYTVDAMREYLNVHDRPILGTIVKPKMGLTSAEYAEVCYDFWVGGGDFVKNDEPQANQDFCPYDKMVSHVKEAMDKAVKETGKKKVHSFNVSAPDFDTMIQRCEMIINAGFEPGSFAFLIDGITAGWMAVQTLRRRYPDVFIHFHRAGHGGFTRPENPIGFSVLVLSKFARLAGASGIHTGTAGVGKMKGTPKEDIVAAHEIQYMSSEGHFFKQSWSKIPVSDKDAINLVNEDMAHHVILEDDSWRGMKKCCPIVSGGLNPVRLKPFIDVMGNVDFITTMGSGVHAHPGGTQAGARALVQSCDAYLKGMDIEEYAKEHKELAEAIEYFTKASKDAM, from the coding sequence ATGAGTTCGACACACGATGATCTTGTAAAATCGCTTAACTCCAAACAGGAAGCATATGTAAATCTTGAATTGCCGGAACCGACAAATGGTCAATATCTCCTTGGTGTTTTCCACCTTGTTCCGGGAGGCAAATTCAACATACTGCAGGCAGCCGCAGAGGTTGCTGCCGAATCGTCCACGGGTACGAACTTCAAAGTAAACACTGAGACACCGTTCTCAAAAACGATGAATGCTCTTGTCTACCAGCTTGATCTTGAGCGCGAACTAGTGTGGATAGCCTACCCCTGGAGACTTTTTGACAGGGGAGGAAATGTGCAGAACATTCTTACCTACATTGTAGGGAATATTCTGGGAATGAAAGAAGTTGCAGCCCTGAAATTACTTGATGTCTGGTTCCCACCATCCATGCTCGAACAGTATGACGGTCCGAGTTATACAGTAGATGCCATGAGAGAATACCTGAACGTACACGACAGACCTATCCTCGGCACCATAGTTAAACCCAAGATGGGACTCACATCTGCCGAATATGCTGAAGTATGTTATGATTTCTGGGTAGGAGGCGGAGATTTTGTCAAGAATGATGAGCCGCAGGCAAACCAGGATTTCTGTCCTTATGACAAAATGGTCAGCCATGTCAAAGAAGCCATGGATAAGGCAGTAAAAGAGACAGGTAAGAAAAAGGTCCACTCATTCAATGTCTCAGCCCCTGATTTTGATACCATGATCCAGAGATGTGAGATGATCATCAACGCCGGCTTCGAGCCAGGCAGCTTTGCATTCCTGATAGACGGTATCACTGCCGGCTGGATGGCCGTACAGACCCTCAGGAGAAGATATCCCGATGTGTTCATTCACTTCCACAGGGCAGGCCACGGAGGTTTCACCAGACCTGAGAACCCCATCGGATTCTCGGTACTTGTCCTGTCCAAGTTTGCAAGACTTGCAGGTGCTTCCGGAATTCATACCGGTACTGCAGGTGTCGGAAAGATGAAGGGAACACCAAAGGAAGACATCGTCGCGGCACACGAGATCCAATATATGAGCTCGGAGGGTCATTTCTTCAAACAGAGCTGGTCCAAGATCCCTGTAAGCGATAAGGATGCCATAAACCTTGTGAACGAAGACATGGCACATCACGTAATCCTTGAGGACGACAGCTGGAGAGGTATGAAAAAGTGCTGTCCCATCGTTTCAGGAGGGCTTAATCCTGTGAGACTCAAACCTTTCATTGATGTGATGGGTAATGTGGATTTCATAACAACAATGGGATCCGGTGTGCATGCCCACCCCGGCGGAACCCAGGCAGGTGCCAGAGCCCTTGTACAGTCATGTGATGCCTACCTTAAGGGCATGGATATTGAAGAATATGCAAAAGAACACAAGGAACTTGCCGAGGCGATCGAATACTTTACAAAGGCATCAAAGGATGCCATGTAA
- a CDS encoding hybrid sensor histidine kinase/response regulator, translated as MTPATRNKILVVDDEVLNVELMRAYLSNEYDVISAYNGKDALEKVKNENPDLILLDVMMPEMDGYEVCRVIRNDYKMNFIPIIMVTALTSKDDHNKGIEAGADDFLKKPVGKFELDKKISSLLRIKQQHDDLLTDRNKAYDYLDYVGVLIAVLDKNYNLIHINKKGSDFLEYRKDRVLNTNWISSFVPENFADHVRKTYDELMRGMIRVDEYHEYPLIIGSGEERYFMWYDSVLRDEDGNITHILISGEDITERREAEIKLQDYASQLERSNELKDLFTDIMRHDLLNPAGLIRSFTEILIELEMDERKKHIINNINESTTKLIDLIEGAAQLAKLESMEEIGFVRVNLASLLEESIENFALDIDHKSLEMDTSFAEEYPAMANPLIERVFSNLLSNAVKYTADDSQVRICIDDTGDKWKVSFIDQGDGIPDKDKLAVFERFKRLHKENIRGSGIGLAIVKRIVDLHNEQVGVIDNPDGQGSVFWLTLKKAQ; from the coding sequence ATGACGCCTGCGACCAGGAACAAAATACTCGTAGTTGACGATGAGGTATTAAACGTTGAGCTTATGCGCGCGTACCTTAGTAATGAGTATGATGTCATTTCCGCATATAATGGTAAAGATGCGCTGGAAAAGGTGAAGAATGAGAATCCCGATCTGATCCTGCTGGATGTGATGATGCCCGAGATGGACGGTTACGAGGTCTGCCGTGTCATCAGAAACGACTATAAAATGAATTTCATCCCCATTATCATGGTCACTGCACTGACTTCCAAGGATGATCATAATAAGGGTATTGAAGCTGGAGCAGACGATTTTCTGAAAAAACCCGTGGGAAAGTTCGAGCTCGATAAGAAGATATCTTCACTTTTGAGGATCAAGCAGCAGCATGATGATCTGCTCACAGACCGTAACAAGGCCTATGATTATCTGGATTATGTGGGTGTGCTTATAGCTGTCCTTGATAAAAACTACAATCTTATTCATATTAACAAAAAAGGTTCGGATTTTCTTGAATACAGAAAGGACAGGGTGCTCAACACTAACTGGATAAGTTCTTTTGTACCGGAAAATTTCGCTGATCATGTAAGAAAGACTTATGATGAACTCATGAGGGGCATGATCAGGGTTGACGAATATCATGAGTACCCTCTTATCATCGGTAGTGGTGAAGAAAGGTATTTCATGTGGTATGATTCCGTACTCAGGGATGAAGACGGAAATATCACGCACATCCTTATTTCAGGTGAGGATATAACCGAACGGCGGGAAGCTGAGATCAAGCTACAGGACTATGCCAGCCAGCTGGAACGTTCCAATGAGCTCAAGGATCTTTTCACCGATATCATGCGCCATGATCTCCTGAATCCTGCAGGTCTTATCAGGTCGTTCACTGAGATCCTGATAGAGCTTGAGATGGATGAAAGGAAGAAGCATATAATAAACAATATCAACGAGTCAACCACCAAGCTAATTGATCTGATCGAGGGTGCTGCCCAGCTTGCAAAACTGGAATCTATGGAAGAGATCGGATTCGTGAGAGTGAATCTTGCGTCTCTGCTGGAGGAGTCCATTGAGAACTTTGCTCTTGATATAGATCATAAGAGTCTTGAGATGGATACTTCCTTTGCGGAGGAATATCCTGCCATGGCAAATCCTTTGATAGAGCGGGTATTCAGTAACTTGCTTTCAAATGCAGTCAAGTACACTGCTGATGATAGTCAGGTAAGGATATGTATCGATGATACAGGTGACAAGTGGAAGGTCAGTTTCATAGACCAGGGCGATGGCATACCTGACAAGGACAAACTGGCGGTTTTCGAGCGTTTCAAGCGCCTGCACAAGGAAAACATTAGGGGCAGCGGTATTGGTCTTGCCATTGTCAAGAGAATAGTGGATCTGCATAATGAGCAGGTCGGTGTTATCGACAACCCTGATGGTCAGGGGAGTGTTTTCTGGCTCACGCTCAAAAAAGCCCAGTAA
- a CDS encoding cation-translocating P-type ATPase: MHSELSWYRADIEETFNILETGKEGLTEDEISLRLSKYGYNEVETEKKHGPAYMFLKQFANPLIYILIVAAIVTFFLGEYADSAVITGVIVANAIIGFVQERKAENALESLVKMMQPEATVLRNGMRELIPSRELVMGDIVLLEAGSRVPADLRLFRIKNLRIDESTLTGESTAVEKNDAVIPNEDVPIADQKNMAFSATLITQGTGMGVVVSTGKDTEIGKISELIKESGEISTPLTRTVNGLSKKLFFVIAFVSILTYIVGRLQGFTNLDIFLATVSMAVAAIPEGLPALITISLAIGVNQMASRNAIIRNLPSVETLGSATVICSDKTGTLTMNQMTVTSVYTAEGRFDVAGEGYSREGNFFLDGRQVNASDFSSLAKTLKAGALCNDAYIREKGGINGDPTEGALLVSALKVSSFHLPRLDSIPFESENRFMATLHEMNEDSNIIYVKGSPEKIVGMCHSQFDGRKQVRLDSEQILQKASSMASDGLRVIAMACKPTGADKKELLPEDIHDLTFLGLQGMMDPPREEVKGAIKKCNSAGIRVIMITGDHVLTARSIAGQLGITTEGALTGSELDGMSDEHLLEKLEKVSVFARTSPEDKSRIVRLLQDKENVVAVTGDGINDAPALKKADIGIAMGRSGTEVAKEASDMVLTDDNFASIVNAIEEGRDVYDKIQKVILWTLPTNTSEALIIITAVFLGFTDPPLLPIHILWINTVTAIGLGVPIVFEPKEKQLLMRQPRPPDEPLLLPIIKRRIVTVALLIVIASFLLYFFEIESTQGNVSKAQTIVLNTIVFFEIFYLFNSKSIYENVITRIFSNRIMLGGVFLVILLQLFITYNGFMNGVMSTAPLEITDWMVIILISSSVFFLVEAEKLFHKKF; the protein is encoded by the coding sequence ATGCACAGTGAGCTGAGCTGGTATCGTGCAGACATAGAAGAGACCTTCAATATTCTTGAAACCGGAAAGGAGGGACTCACAGAGGATGAGATTTCACTGCGTCTGTCAAAGTACGGATACAATGAGGTTGAAACCGAAAAGAAACATGGCCCTGCTTATATGTTTCTTAAACAGTTCGCCAATCCGCTCATATACATATTGATAGTGGCAGCCATAGTGACCTTCTTCCTGGGGGAATACGCAGACTCAGCAGTGATCACTGGTGTTATTGTTGCAAATGCGATCATCGGTTTTGTTCAGGAACGCAAGGCTGAGAATGCGCTTGAATCGCTTGTAAAGATGATGCAACCTGAAGCCACTGTGTTAAGGAACGGTATGCGTGAGCTTATCCCCAGCAGGGAATTGGTTATGGGGGATATTGTTCTTCTTGAAGCCGGTTCCAGGGTACCCGCGGATCTTCGCCTGTTCCGGATCAAGAACCTTCGTATAGATGAATCCACTCTCACCGGTGAATCCACTGCAGTTGAAAAGAATGATGCTGTAATACCCAATGAGGACGTACCCATAGCAGACCAGAAGAATATGGCTTTCTCTGCGACGCTCATTACGCAAGGTACTGGTATGGGCGTGGTTGTTTCTACAGGTAAAGATACCGAGATCGGTAAAATATCCGAGCTAATCAAGGAATCCGGTGAGATATCAACTCCACTTACACGTACCGTAAATGGTCTAAGTAAAAAACTTTTTTTTGTGATCGCCTTTGTTTCGATCCTCACATATATTGTAGGCAGGTTGCAGGGTTTTACTAATCTGGACATCTTTCTGGCAACAGTAAGCATGGCTGTCGCGGCGATACCTGAAGGCCTGCCGGCACTTATCACCATATCCCTGGCGATCGGTGTCAATCAGATGGCTTCCAGGAATGCCATCATAAGAAACCTTCCATCGGTAGAGACGCTTGGTTCGGCAACGGTCATCTGCTCCGATAAGACAGGAACGCTCACAATGAACCAGATGACTGTGACTTCGGTCTATACTGCTGAAGGCAGATTTGATGTGGCAGGTGAAGGATATTCAAGGGAGGGGAATTTCTTTTTAGATGGCAGGCAGGTAAATGCCAGTGATTTTTCCTCTCTGGCAAAGACCCTTAAGGCCGGAGCCCTGTGCAATGATGCTTATATCCGGGAAAAAGGAGGCATCAATGGGGACCCCACCGAGGGTGCCTTGCTGGTATCAGCTCTTAAGGTATCTTCCTTCCATCTTCCCAGACTGGATTCAATACCTTTTGAATCTGAAAATCGGTTTATGGCGACACTTCATGAGATGAATGAGGACTCAAATATCATATATGTGAAAGGTTCCCCTGAAAAGATCGTCGGTATGTGCCACTCACAGTTTGACGGACGTAAGCAGGTCAGGCTCGATTCTGAACAGATACTTCAGAAAGCATCTTCCATGGCATCTGACGGCCTCCGTGTTATTGCGATGGCATGTAAACCCACAGGAGCTGATAAAAAAGAACTGCTTCCGGAAGATATTCATGATCTTACCTTCCTTGGCTTGCAGGGTATGATGGACCCTCCCCGGGAGGAGGTGAAAGGGGCCATAAAGAAGTGTAACAGTGCGGGCATAAGAGTAATAATGATTACCGGAGACCACGTACTGACTGCCAGAAGCATTGCCGGGCAGCTCGGAATAACCACAGAAGGTGCTCTTACAGGGTCCGAGCTTGATGGTATGTCTGACGAACACCTCCTGGAAAAGCTTGAAAAGGTATCTGTCTTTGCACGTACATCACCCGAGGATAAATCAAGGATAGTGCGTCTGCTACAGGATAAAGAGAATGTTGTAGCTGTAACAGGTGATGGCATCAATGATGCACCGGCCCTTAAAAAAGCTGACATAGGAATAGCCATGGGAAGATCGGGCACTGAGGTTGCCAAGGAAGCTTCGGATATGGTACTTACGGACGATAACTTTGCTTCCATCGTCAATGCCATAGAGGAAGGCAGGGATGTCTACGATAAGATACAGAAGGTAATCCTATGGACACTTCCCACCAACACTTCTGAAGCGCTTATAATTATCACTGCCGTTTTCCTCGGGTTCACAGATCCTCCACTGCTACCTATTCATATTTTATGGATCAATACTGTGACCGCCATAGGACTGGGTGTTCCTATCGTATTTGAACCGAAGGAAAAACAACTTCTGATGAGGCAACCTCGTCCTCCTGATGAACCTTTGCTTCTCCCCATAATAAAACGCAGGATAGTGACTGTAGCCCTGCTGATAGTAATAGCAAGCTTCCTGCTTTATTTCTTTGAAATAGAGAGCACGCAGGGAAACGTATCAAAGGCACAGACGATTGTTCTGAACACGATAGTCTTCTTTGAGATATTCTATCTTTTCAACTCGAAATCCATTTATGAGAACGTCATCACGAGAATATTCTCTAACCGCATAATGCTGGGCGGAGTATTTCTGGTAATTCTATTGCAGCTCTTTATAACCTACAATGGTTTCATGAATGGAGTTATGAGCACGGCTCCTCTGGAGATCACTGACTGGATGGTAATTATACTGATATCAAGCTCCGTATTCTTCCTGGTGGAAGCAGAGAAACTGTTCCATAAAAAATTTTAA
- a CDS encoding PGF-CTERM sorting domain-containing protein — protein MIIAVAGIQTVSATGDMMDEFNQEYDTNATRLDNCTVCHGESIESLNPYGMDYQENDADLMAVEPLDSDEDGFSNQEEIDALTFPGDPEDMPESVAEEEESVVEETPDEEEPVNDTGTDQQTPGFEAILGVAGLLMAIFLLKKK, from the coding sequence ATGATAATAGCAGTAGCTGGAATACAGACAGTATCAGCAACTGGCGATATGATGGATGAGTTCAATCAGGAATATGACACCAATGCAACCAGGCTGGACAACTGCACCGTCTGCCATGGAGAGAGTATTGAATCACTGAATCCATATGGTATGGATTATCAGGAGAACGATGCTGATCTGATGGCTGTGGAACCTCTGGATTCTGATGAGGATGGATTCAGCAACCAGGAAGAGATAGATGCTCTGACATTCCCTGGAGATCCGGAAGATATGCCGGAGAGTGTAGCTGAAGAGGAGGAAAGTGTAGTCGAGGAAACACCGGATGAGGAGGAACCTGTGAATGATACAGGTACCGATCAGCAGACACCGGGATTTGAAGCTATCCTTGGAGTTGCCGGTTTGCTCATGGCAATATTCCTGCTTAAGAAAAAATAG
- a CDS encoding SIMPL domain-containing protein yields the protein MSQENSNNKLYYLVIALSVALIFMAASQYASSQEAIQEDIEHTIHTSGYAEKRVVPDTATMNIGVVVQAETADEASNDNAAIMSDVIAELKAIGLEDNEIQTSFVSVNPVYNYDGTRSIEGYSASNSVQVRTTNLDNLSEIIDRSADAGANNIGSISFSASDELQEDFREELIASAVEDASSKATILAENLNVEVIGVQSSSLNDNNGPIVYYDAAEVPTEEAASTPIQPGESTVSISVEVTYLIE from the coding sequence TTGTCACAAGAAAATTCGAACAATAAACTATACTATCTGGTAATTGCGCTCTCAGTTGCTCTTATATTCATGGCAGCATCGCAGTATGCCAGTTCGCAGGAAGCGATACAGGAAGATATTGAACACACCATTCATACCAGCGGATATGCGGAAAAAAGGGTTGTGCCCGATACTGCAACAATGAACATAGGTGTGGTAGTGCAGGCTGAAACTGCAGATGAAGCATCAAACGACAATGCTGCTATTATGAGTGATGTTATTGCAGAACTCAAGGCCATCGGTCTGGAGGATAATGAGATCCAGACATCTTTCGTGTCTGTGAATCCGGTCTATAATTATGATGGTACACGAAGCATAGAGGGATATTCGGCTTCCAACAGTGTACAGGTAAGAACCACGAACCTCGATAACCTGAGCGAGATTATTGACAGGTCTGCAGATGCGGGAGCAAACAATATAGGAAGTATCTCCTTTTCGGCATCAGATGAGCTGCAAGAGGATTTCAGGGAAGAACTGATCGCATCAGCGGTCGAAGATGCATCTTCAAAAGCCACTATACTTGCCGAAAACCTGAATGTTGAAGTAATTGGTGTACAGTCCTCGTCACTAAATGACAACAACGGACCGATAGTCTATTATGATGCAGCGGAAGTTCCGACCGAGGAAGCAGCATCCACTCCCATTCAGCCGGGTGAGTCAACTGTTTCCATCTCCGTCGAGGTTACATATCTTATTGAATAA
- a CDS encoding helix-turn-helix transcriptional regulator produces the protein MENSLKVWRAKRDITQEELASSVGVTRQTINAIERGKYDPSLELAFRLAGFFECTIEDIFLYKGK, from the coding sequence ATGGAAAACAGCCTCAAGGTCTGGCGTGCTAAAAGGGACATTACACAGGAGGAACTTGCATCCTCTGTCGGTGTGACAAGACAAACCATCAATGCTATAGAAAGGGGAAAATATGACCCGAGTCTGGAACTTGCATTCAGGCTTGCAGGATTTTTCGAATGCACAATAGAAGATATCTTTCTGTATAAAGGAAAATAA